The following nucleotide sequence is from Kwoniella shandongensis chromosome 9, complete sequence.
TCTCGTCGATCTTGCAATCGTTTCGTTTTTGTTGCAAGGAGATACCGTAGACTGTTCGAGTCTCGATCTCGGCGGGAACGAAGTTGGGGTCCATCTGAGCAGGTACTATGTCAGCACGCATCATGATGCACCGACCCGAGGACATACCTGGAGGACACAGtactttccacccttcttcttcttgaggaTCTCAAGGGCCTCGGGCTCGTAGCCTGGTGCGATAACACCGTCTGAGACCTCTCGAGAGATGATCTTAGCGGTAGGAGTGTCGACAGTGtgggagagagcgatgaagtcACCGAAAGATGACATTCGGTCGGCACCTGGGCGAATATTAGCTAAGCGCACCAGGCAGGACATTCGAgaaagtcaactcacctcgggCTCGAGCGTAGGCACAAGCAAGAGGAGACAAGTCCTTCAAGTCCTCGACGCCGAACACCTTGGCAGCTCGCTCGTCAAGAGGGAGACCGACAGCAGCACCAGCGGGAGAAACGTGCTTGAAAGATGCAGCGGCGGGGAGGTCAAGAGCGGCAGCGAGCTCCTTGACGAGAGCCCAAGAGTTGAGAGCatcaaggaggttgatgtaGCCGGGGGAGCCAGACAAAGCTATAGAGGGTGTTAGTGATAGGACGTAGTGGTGGAGCTAGCCACTTCCAACTTACTGGTAATGGgcatctctcccttctcgacAAAGGCCTGAGCTGGCTTCTGGTGAGGGTTGGCACCGTATCTCAGCTGCAGTCTTTGGTATCCAACGCCAGCGCCGGCCTTGAAGTCATCCTCAACTCCGGGAGTAGCGTAGACCTTTCTGAAGTAATCGCTGATGGCCTCGTCGTAGCTCTTGGTGTCCTCGAAAGCCTTGATGGCCAATCCCCTCCTGGTCTCCTCGGTAACGGAACCCTTCGCCTTGAGCTCGGCGATGATGGTGTCGTAGtctgagggagaagagatgatggagacaCGACCGTGGTTCTTGGCAGCAGCTCGGAGGAGGGTGACACCGCCGatgtcgatctcctcgattGCACCAGCGAGAGTACAGTCGGGTTTGGAGGTttggaggacgaaggggtaAAGGTTGCAGACGACGAGGGTGATGGGGGAGATGGAGTTGGCAGAGAGATCGGCAATGTCCGAAGGGATATCTCGGGAGAGGATACCTGACCGACCAGAAAGAATCAGTATCCTTATTACTGGTCATGCAAGCTCGCCCTGCTCACCTCCGTGAACGGCAGGGTGGAGAGTCTTGACTCGACCGCCCAGCATCTCGGGAGCCTTGGTGATGCTCGAGACGTCCCTAAACGACGACCGTGTCAGTACGATTTCTCAGCACCGCTATACTGAGTCAACGCAACGCACTCAATCTCAATGCCTGCCTCACGGATCATCTTGGCTgttccaccacttcccaaGAGCCTGAAACCGAGCTCCTTGAGCCCCTTGGCGAACGGAAGGAGACCGGTCTTGTCATAGACAGACAAAAGAGCTAGGGGGACAAATACATGCATTCAGTCAGTGAATATATAGGGACGCTACGAGGTCCGACTCACCGATGGGAGCTTCTGATGACATTTTTGTTTGTGATTGATGTTGGATGATAGTTGTCTGTATTGCTGAAATCTCAGAAAAAAAGTCAAAAGCGCTAAAAGTCGCGGAGTCGGGCGGGAGTCGACGTGGGGAAACGTTCCAAAAGAAGCGAGTGATAAGAAATGATGCCGGCTTATCCGTAACTCTTATCGCAACCGAGAATATAGAATGCCACGTCATGTTCTTCTGATAGATATGGACAATCTAACCGAAATGCTGATTTGCACCTATGTAGCGATGTGCATAGGAATCCGTGATCTGTCGATCAgcaccctcttcaccatgTCGAGAGGGTGAAACAGCACGTAACATGTGTGTTATGGCAATAATGCAACGAGGTACATAAATGTTTCCATGACAGGTCCTGGTGATTTTCGTAAAGCTCTCGTTTCAAAACATTTTACCAAATCGCCCCTTAGAAAGAACCACGAATATGAATGTGAAAGCACTCCTGCGTTGGATTTGTACCTGTAACAGACGATGTTATTAAGTACCTGCTGGTCACCGTGATATCGTTACAAACTCCTTGGCCAAAGGCCAGAATCCGTCCTCTACCGTAAAATGAGCGCAGATCGTTTGTAACACGGAACCCGGTGGTAGTGACGTTCACTGCGCACAATTTCAATAGTAGTAGTATAGCATCGATCTCTCTGCTGCGGAGATAGTCACCATCTTGCAGATCTGCCAAGTGCCAGAATCGGTCACACGCTATTCAGACGCAAGAGGACAGATCTAAGTCGCCAAGCAAGTTGTTCATGGTCTGACCAGAGAACGAACAGATCTTTCCATTGTGAGCATCGGATATGCCAAGCTAGAATAGCGATTCTCCCTACCCTCTCAACACGGAATCTAATTACAGTGTGACGCTTTGATGCTTGACTAAACTACTGTTGTCGATCAATAATGACTTAGACCAAAGTGTGACCCGATTGAAGTGTGGCGTCGATTTGATCTCGTCAATTCGATCGACAACGACTAGCACCATTTTCTGCCACGTTATAGTCTAACGCCACTTTTGCGGCTTGATCATGCATCCGGGTCTGAGTTCTTctcaatgatgatgatgatgagtccAATGAcgttgatgacgacgatgatggtggcgGCTACTGCTTCCAGCTTAGTGGGTAGAGAAGTCCTTCGTCATAGCTCCGCGGTAGTTTGACGAGGAACGCAATTACGCCGAAACATATGCACGTTGTCGGCGTCCATGAATGAACTCTATCGACTCAAGGCTGAGCGTCAAAATGGTCAAAGCGTTCACAACGCTGCTGCTAAACGGTTGACGGTCAGAGGGAGATCCGTCGGCAATTGTGCAGAAAGAGTAAACAAACAAACCGGAAATGGTGGCGTTATCCATCAGCCATCTGTCTCACTTTTCGGAATGCCATGTTGTAAGGCTTCCGGACCGTTCGGAGAACTCACTACCAACTGCTATACAGTACACTGCTAGAGAGTCAGCTCGACCGCAACGTGGAGAGGCGCTTCAGCCACATCTTAAAAAGATGGGTGTAATCGAGAGAAAAGAGTTCAAAGTTACCCAATTCCGGTAGACCAGCCATTTTTAGAGTTTAAATCTTATCTCGACGCGACTGCCGCATTCAGTCACAAAACCTCTTTTGACATGATGAATCTCGGCCATCTATATCTTTTATCAATATTCCAAGTAATGTATATGTCTCTCAAGACGGCCTCTGGGGCCACTGGACCTAAACTAAAAAGtgatcagcatcgtcataTACTGACCCAATGATTGCAACTAGTGCAATGAATGCAACTGAAAAAGAGTGGTAAACTACCAAAAGCGTTCAACACATGGACTAAAAACAGATTGTCCGAGTGGAACCAAAGCCATGGAAAGCAAGCTAATCCGAGACGAGACGCTCCAATGATCTCTGTCAGTCGAGACGCTGGCGGCGGAGTGGTCTCTTGACTTGACGCAGCACGGCTGCAAAACCTGGTCTATTCAGAGCATGCGTCGACCACGCGGTGGACAATAACCCCCTCTTATACACCTATACACCCGAAATCTTAACTGCGGTGCATCCGTTCAGGTACCACGTTACAAGCCGCACAATGATAGGAACATGCACTAATGAGCTGTATATGAGCAGGAAAGCCGAGCCCCGACAGAGATGCAGAGCATACAAAGTACCAGTGCCAGTTATGTCAGAGGCGCGTCGAGCAGGACGTTTCAGGGCACCGTCTCGACTGCTCGTTTGATTTCTTTTTCTCATTATGCAAGACCTTCACGTCTCTCTGCCGTGGTCCCTGTCGATCGGCAATGTCTAACCCATCGCCATCAACCATGCCATCTTCGCCGCAAACAGTCATTTTCGTGTCCAACCTTCTTTTCTCAAGCTTGCAATTGACTGGGTTTCGTTTATTGTTCTTGTGTCTCTCTTTATTTTATTtcgatcttcctcccttACTTTTTGACTCTTAGTGTCTCGTATCTCCAAACGCAAAAAAGACCATACACATTCCTTTCCAAATTCTCGGCCTGCCGCCGTCCTCACGCTCTCTTTCACACTGTTTTAGGCTACCCCGATTCATTCCAAGAGATCCCAAGCGAATACCCAGGTGGTACCACTCAttcgatctcgtcctcgcttcttcatcgccGGTCATTGGTTCCTCCGAACTCGTTCTTGGTGAAACCTGGCCGATCGCTTTTCGATCCCCTCGAACGGAGAGCTATATAGACTGGATCtatatctcttctttccgaCGCTAAAccccctcttctccgttCACgttctctcacttctttcaATAAGCACGATCTAGTATCTGCTCAACCCAATTACAACGACAGTTTGATACTCGCCACTTTCACGCAACACACATTCATTCCCTTTTCGATACGACATTGACACTAGTACAACACCTACCGGAGCTAGAAGCCCCCTAGGTTAGTCCACTCTCGGTCGCCACCGCTCCAGTCGTGTGCTGACAGCGACTCCCGCAGAGTGAAGCAGAGCACAATGCTCGTTCAATTCTTTTACCTCTTGGCGACCGCTGCCTTGTCAGCATTTGTCAAGGCTCAAGATGACGCTTGGCATCTCGATTACATCTATGTCCTCGGCAATGAGGAGATCGACCCCATCGTCTCTCCCAACCAACAATCTTCGCACATGCACAAGATCATTGGTGGTTCTCGAATGGCCGCATACTACAACTACAACGACTATGTCGGCGCATCATGTTCCTCTCTAAGAGTGCAAGCAGACAAGTCCAATTACTGGATGCCTAGTGAGTCGGCGGCCTTTCCAGTAAGCAAGGACACAGGCTAACTCCACTATCCAGACTTGTACATTATCGACAAGGAGAGTGGCAACTTTGTCTCCGTGCCCGCACACATTCGATTTTACTACTTCCTCGGTCGAAACTCTCCCTACCAGAATGTCAGAGCGTTCCCCAAGGGTCTTCGAATCTTGACGGGTAACcccaacaacaaatcaccTACCAGCATCGCTCAATTCACATGTCAGGTCAACCAGGACTTCTCAAACTCTCTCGTTGCCAACAGTTTCAACTTTAACAGAGATTGTCCTTACGGTATGAAGACTGAGTTGTTCTTCCCTCCCTGTTGGGACGGTGTCAACTTGTACAAGGGCGACGGTTCGCACATGGCTTGGCCCGATAACGGTGTCCGTGACGGTTCGTGTCCTTGGGACCACCCTGTCCGACTCCCCGCCATCCAGCTCGAGTACACCTGGCAAACCTCCAACTACAATCCCGGTATGCCGCTATCTGGAAACTTGGCTTGGGCCAACGGTGACACCACCGGTTACGGTGTCCACGGTGATTTCGTCATGGGTTGGACCGAAGGCGTCTTGGACGTTGCATTGAACGACACTCGATGTGTCAACTTGGGACAAGCTATGTGAGTGGTCGCCATTAACAAGATTCGTACGGCAGGAGCTTACAACCGTTCTACAGTGCGATGACCGACTGTCCTTCTCTCAACCAATACTCGGACGATGCTAAAGCCCGAGCCTGTAGACCTGAGAAGGgtgtcctcgtcgagccTACCGGTAACGGTGACTTGACTCCTATATCTGCACTCCCCGGTTGTAACCCCCTTTGGGGCTCCGGAGCCAAGCCTGGCTGTAACCCTGCAGTCGCTGGTCTCGACGTCTCGAAGTTGACAGGAGCCGA
It contains:
- a CDS encoding phosphoribosylaminoimidazolecarboxamide formyltransferase/IMP cyclohydrolase → MSSEAPIALLSVYDKTGLLPFAKGLKELGFRLLGSGGTAKMIREAGIEIEDVSSITKAPEMLGGRVKTLHPAVHGGILSRDIPSDIADLSANSISPITLVVCNLYPFVLQTSKPDCTLAGAIEEIDIGGVTLLRAAAKNHGRVSIISSPSDYDTIIAELKAKGSVTEETRRGLAIKAFEDTKSYDEAISDYFRKVYATPGVEDDFKAGAGVGYQRLQLRYGANPHQKPAQAFVEKGEMPITTLSGSPGYINLLDALNSWALVKELAAALDLPAAASFKHVSPAGAAVGLPLDERAAKVFGVEDLKDLSPLACAYARARGADRMSSFGDFIALSHTVDTPTAKIISREVSDGVIAPGYEPEALEILKKKKGGKYCVLQMDPNFVPAEIETRTVYGISLQQKRNDCKIDESLFQNVVTKNKDLPKSAIIDLIVSTLALKYTQSNSVCYALNGTVIGLGAGQQSRIHCTRLAGDKADNWWLRHHPRVLDLPFKKGTKRADKANAIDLFVTGQAYEAEGGERAQWESNFDSVPEPLTKEEKKAHMAQLKDVACASDAFFPFPDNVHRAKRSGATYLAAPSGSIMDAECIKAADENDLVFCHTNLRLFHH